A window of Desulfovibrio inopinatus DSM 10711 genomic DNA:
ATAAATCGTCGTTCCAACCGTGAAGATTGGCCGTTTTCCAAACGATCCGGTCGAGGCGGGGGCAAGATGTTTTCGCCTGAGAACTTGCCGGCTGACGTGCGCCGGGTTTTGGCTGTCGTGGCGGCCGGGGCGTTGGCGGAATCCGGGCACGGGGCTGTTGCGGTGCCTTCCGGGGTGGGGATTGCCGCCGGGGCGGTGCCGCCTGAGCAGTATCATCAGGCGGGATTGGATCGATATGCCGTGGTGCATGCGTGGCGGGCACATGTGATCGATGCGGGATGGGGGCAGAAAGGCAAGGCCACGGAAGGATTTCTTTTTGCCTTCAATGCCGGGCAAATCCTGCCTCATATTCATGCCCGACTCGGCGCGGTTGCCGTGGCAACGCTTTATGCCTGGGATAAAAAACTTAAAAATCACGATGATAACTATCTCATTCTTTGTGATCGGAACGGTGTGTGGACGGAAGGGAAAGCGCCGGAATTGGGGCAAATCGGCTATGAGGCCGAAGAAGTGTTTTTACGGTGTTGGCTCCATCCAAATCGGCCGAGTTATCGGCTGGCCTACCGGGCAACCTGCGCCATTTTGAAAGATCGGGGGCACGAAACGGTGCCGGGGTATCACTCGTTTTATCGCTTTGCCAAACGATACGAGAAAACCAATCGTGACGTGGTGGTGTTGGCACGTGATGGAGAAAAGGCGCTTAAAGATCAGGTCCTTTCGTATATTTCGCGAGATCATGCGGCTTTGCGCGTCGGGCAATGTTTGGTGGCTGATGGCCATGATCTCAACTTTGAAGTGCTTCATCCCGTGACCGGGCGGCCGGCTCGGCTCAAGCTCATTCTCTTTTATGATTGGGCAAGCAATTTGCCGGTGGGTTGGCAGATTATGCCGACGGAAGATTCGGTTGCGATTTCGGCCGCGTTTCGGGCTGCATGCCTGCGTCTGGGGCGGTA
This region includes:
- a CDS encoding DNA-binding domain-containing protein codes for the protein MQTPQQYTAKQIADALGVNLTTINRRSNREDWPFSKRSGRGGGKMFSPENLPADVRRVLAVVAAGALAESGHGAVAVPSGVGIAAGAVPPEQYHQAGLDRYAVVHAWRAHVIDAGWGQKGKATEGFLFAFNAGQILPHIHARLGAVAVATLYAWDKKLKNHDDNYLILCDRNGVWTEGKAPELGQIGYEAEEVFLRCWLHPNRPSYRLAYRATCAILKDRGHETVPGYHSFYRFAKRYEKTNRDVVVLARDGEKALKDQVLSYISRDHAALRVGQCLVADGHDLNFEVLHPVTGRPARLKLILFYDWASNLPVGWQIMPTEDSVAISAAFRAACLRLGR